From the Sulfuriferula nivalis genome, the window CGCAAATTATGTAAAGCACTTGCTGGTAGCGCAGCACCTGCTTGGTTAGCCTGGCGTAAAGCTGCGCGTATGTCAGGTGTATTTTGTATTTTAGGTACTAAATATGCATCCACCACTTGCCGTGCGGCAGTAACAGAAGCTTGCATCTGACGTGCTATTGATAAATCGGGGGCTGGTTCGAGATTACGTGCCGCATCTGCACCATAAGGGGTAAACGTTAATCGTTCGATGATGCGTCGTATTCCATCAAATTCGAGCGCTTTAAGATCGCTTTGCATAAACGCTATCCAAATTACCAAATCGTAACAAAGTTACACTGCGATGACAATCTGGACTTTAATGTACTATTGGTGCAACCAAAGTTGTTTCTCTCGCAGCTTCAGGCAAGTTAGACAGTATTACCACTTCCACCCGACGATTACGTGCCCTATTTTCTGCCGTATCATTTGGCATAATGGGCTTATTTGGTCCATTACCAACCACCATTAAGCGATTTTCTGCCACACCATTATTCATAAATTCACGCGCAACACTACTTGCCCGAACAGCAGAAAGCTCCCAATTAGACGCAAAAGCCGAATTACTAATTGGTACATCGTCAGTGTAACCATCAATTTCAATATCGTTACGTTGCATCTTCAGCACGTTGGCAATCGCACCCAGTGCCTGTCTCGATTCAGCCGCCAATTTTGCATCACCCGGTGCGAATAACAAACTGGCATTAATTTCTATGCTTACACCATGTGCTGTCTGTGTCACCCGTACTTTGCCTTCTCGAATGAGCGGTGATAGTGCATGCAAAATATCATTCGCCACATTAGTCATCTGCGACCGCTCTTGACGAATTACCGTACTATCATTGGATTTATTTGTAATAGCCTTGGACTTATTTTTACTGCTGCCGGGATTTTGTTCGCTGGCAGAGCCAAAAGCGCTCCCCAGTGATTCAGACAAAACTTTATATTTGCCTACATTGACTGCTGAAATGGCATACATCACCACAAAGAATGCAAACAGCAAAGTCATAAAGTCAGCATAAGACACCAACCAACGGTCGAGATTATCATGCTCTTCATCATCATCCCCCTGCCTTCTTTTTCTTCGTGACATTACCTGCCCCTAGCGTAAATAGGCCGCCAAACGATCTTCAACTACATGAGGGTTTTCACCGTTAATAATCAGCAACAAACCATCAGCAATCATTTCATGTGCACGAACCGATTGATTTACGATCACTTTTAACCGATTCGATATCGGCAGAAAAAACAAATTGGCAAAACCCACACCGTATATAGTCGCGACAAAAGCTACCGCAATACCACTGCCTAACTTAGCTGGGTCTGTTAAGTTCTCCATCACGTGAATCAAACCTAATACCGCACCTAATATACCTATAGTAGGTGAATAGCCACCCGCTGCTTCCCAAATTTTAACCGCCTGCCTTTGCTCCAAGGCATAAGCATCAATTTCAGTGTCAAGTATCGCCCTTAGTTTCTCTGCATCGATACCATCTATGATCAAACGCAAGCCTTTAGCAGTAAAAGCATGTTTGGAAGAACGCATATACGGTTCCAGACTCAACAAACCTTCGCGTCTTGCGGTATTACTCCACACGAAAATTTCACGCATGATGGCGGGACGAGTATCTTCTGGCGGCTTAAATAGCCAGCGCAACATACGCATGCCGCGTTTAAACACCGGCAATCGGGTTTGTATCAAGACCGCCCCGAGCGTGCCCACGACCACAATAATAAACGCAGCTGGTTGTAACAGCGAACCTATATGCCCACCGTCGAGCAGGTGCGCCACAAGTACCGCAGCTAACGCAAGGATAATACCTGTTAAGCTGCCCCAGTCCACAACTGGCTCCTTAAACTTGAACGAATACGTGCAACTGCCTGGCTATGCAATTGGCAAACTCGTGATTCTGATACACCCATTACCGCGCCAATTTCTTTCAAATTCAATTCTTGCTCGTAGTACAACCCCATCAATAATTTTTCGCGCGCAGGCAAACTGTCTATCGCCGTAATCAACGCATCTCTGAAATCATCTTGAAGTAGACCGGAAAGCGGGTCTCCCGACACATCAGCACAGAAACGATCCAGAAAACTATCATGCTCATCATCGTCATGATAATCCTCATAATAAATCAACTGGTGACCGCTACTCTCACTGAGCAGATCCTGATATTCAGCCAGCGTCATTTTCATCGACTTGGCCACTTCCAATTCGGTCGGCATGCGCCCTAATTTTTGCTGTAACGCGGACATGGCAACTTCTATTTTGCGCATATTCTGACGCAAATTACGTGGCAACCAGTCCGTACTCCGCAATTCATCCAGCATCGCACCACGTATGCGTTGTACAGCATAAGTCTCAAATTGCGCACCGTGTGACTCTTCATAACGGTTTACAGCATCCAACAGGCCTATCATGCCAGCCTGGATCAAATCATCCACCTCAACGCTGGAAGGTAATTTAGCCCGAAGTTGATAAGCCAATCGTTTCACCAAAGGCGCATGCTCTTTGAGTAATTGATTTTTATCAGATTTGCCGTTTGCGTTATACATAAATCAAGAAATACCTAATTGCCCTGCAATACGTCTAAACGCCACCGAAGCCATAGCCATCGGAAAGGCATCAATAACGGAACGTCCTAATCGCGCGGCACGGCTTAAATGGTCATCAGCAGGAATTGAACCCATAAAATGTAACGGCACCGCAAGATAACGACTCGCTGTTTTCGCTAGATTAGCATAAACCAGCTGCGCCTGTTCTTCTTCTGCATTTGTTACCAATACACCGAACCCACGACGACCGAGATTTGCATTCAATTGTTTAATTAAAGCGTAACCCGCTTTGATTGATTCTGCACTAGTCGAAATATGAATAACCACTTCTCCATCCGCCAATGCCTGCACAGGCAAGCTATCTGAACTATCCAATTCAGCATCCACAATAACCGTACCATATTGCTGCGCCAGCACACTTAACACATTGGACAATCGTTGCTTATCTTGTTCACTATAATGAGTTTCCTGCGCATTTCCACCCAGTACTGACGCAAAATTAAAACCATTTTGTATAGGCTGTATCACTTCATTTAAAGCACATTCTTGCCGCGCCACAGCCAACAAACCTGCGCGACGTGTGCGCCCCAAACGCGCCCCCACACCGTCACGATGACGAGCATCGATCAAAATTGCGTCATTCCCCAGATGCGCAAATGATGCGGACAAATTGGTTAACATCGCATTTTTTTCAGCGACACTTAGCACCGACAATAATGTCACTATACGAGGCTTAGGCCCCGCCAGCATGCGCCGCAATCCTGCGGCCTGATCTATATGTAAATTAGCCAAGATGCACCCCACGCAATGTAGCATCCTGATTGGCACGTACAGCATTAGCCACAATCAAAGATAACTCATCATCCAATAATTGAAACGCGTTGGTTTCGCGACGCAATTTAAATGCACGCTCAATCAAATCTGCACGCTGTACAGTATGTAAATCTTCAGGTACACGCTGTCCATTAGCTACATAATACAAATTCAGTTTTTGCCGTATCACTACATCCAGCACATTACCTATAGTAGCGGCTTCATCCACTTTAGTGACTATGCATCCAGCCAAACCACTGCCTTGATATGCACGCACCACTTCGTTCAAAGTCTCGCCAGTAGACGTTGCATTCAGGCACAACAGGCGTTTCACTTGCGCACCCATACCAGACAACATCGCCACCTGTTCAGCAACCATCTGGTCGCGCTGATTCATACCAACGGTATCAATCAATACAGTATGCTTACCTTTCAACTCTTCAAGCGCAATGCGTAAATCACTTTCATCTTTAACTGAATGCACCATGACGCCAAGGATTTTGCCATAAATACGCAGTTGCTCATGACCGCCAATACGATAACCATCAGTCGTAATTAAAGCCAGCTTATTAGCACCATGACGCATCACACAACGCGCAGCTAACTTAGCAGTAGTGGTAGTTTTGCCCACGCCAGTTGGCCCAACCAGAGCAAATACACCACCCTTCTCCAGAATTTCGTTTTCATTGCTCATCACATTGATATTGCGTGACAACACAGACTTGATCCAAGCCATTCCTTCAGGAAATGAGTTCACTGCAGGCAAATGCTCTATCAAATGCCGCGACAGGCCAGCGCTAAAACCAGTTGAGAGTAATTCACGCATAATTTCAGCACGACTAGGATCGCGATGCTGCATAGCACCCCAGGAAATTTCGCTCAACTGCACTTCCAGCATACTGCGCATTGCACGAATTTCTTCCATCATTTCGTTCATTTCGCGCTGCGTGTTGACCTGGCTAGACGGAGTAGTTGACGCCACCTTTGCGACAGCAGGACGAACTGTCGGACGTGTAACCACTGCTGCTGGTTCTTCATCGAACCGCATCAGTGGCGCCTTGTTTTCCACCACTTTATCAGCAGATGGGCTGACCAATGAGGCTATATCATCTCCAGCCAACGCCATGATTTCTACACCATTAGGCACTTTACGGTTAGACAGAATGACAGCATCCTCTCCCAACACATCACGCACCTGGCGTAATGCATCACGCGAATTATTCGCTATAAATTTCTGTACGTTCATACTTGACCTCCAACTAAACTGGTTACTCTTATGGTTTTAGAATCCGGGATTTCTGCGTGTGACAACACTTTCAACTGTGGAATTGCGCGACGTAAGAAACGAGCCAGCAACGCACGCAATGAACTTGGAACGATTAACACGGGAGGCAAACCCATTTGCTCTTGCTGGCGAGTTGCCAGATTCGCTTGCGTAGCTAAAGTATCAGCCAAACCTGGCTCTATACCTGCGCCATCAGGACCGCCTGCATTGATAGCCTGCATTAGCAACCTTTCCAAACGATTATCCAATGCCATCACAGACAACTCTTGTGAACCTGGATATATCTGCTGCACGATGGCGCGTCCCAGTGCAATACGCACCAGCGCTGTCAATTCGTTAGTATCCTGCACTTGCCCGGCATGCTCTGCCAGAGTTTCAATAATGGTACGCATATCACGTATATGCACGCCTTCAACTAGCAAATTCTGTAATACTTTCTGTAAAGCAGCTAACGTCATTAGCTTGGGCACTAAATCCTCAATCAATTTAGGTGACTCAATTACCAAATGATCAATCAACTGCTGCACCTCCATCCGCCCTAATAACTCAGCTGCATGCATGCTCATCAAATGGTTAAGATGGGTTGCTACAACTGTACCCGCATCAACTACGGTATATCCAAATGATTGCGCCTGATCCCGCAAACCACCTTCTATCCAAATCGCAGGCAAACCAAAGGCTGGGTCTGTCGTGGCATTGCCAGGTAGCGTACCGCTGACCACACCAGGATTGATAGCCAAAAACTGCCCATCAAATGCTTCTCCCAGCCCCATCTCTACGTCTTTAAGCGTAATGCGATAAGCCGAAGGACGCAGTTCCAAGTTGTCACGAATATGGACAGAAGGTGGCAAAAAGCCAATTTCCTGTGCGAATTTTTTACGTATGCCTTTAATCCGTTTAAGCAATTCACCGCCTTGTGTTTTATCTACCAGCGGAATCAAACGATAGCCAACTTCCAAGCCCAATGTATCCACAGGCACGATGTCTTTCCATGTTGCTTCCTCTAATTCAGAAGGCGCTTGTGCGGGCGCTTGCTCAGGAACAACCGCAGCCAGTTTTGCTTTTTGCACAAGCACATAAGCACCACCAGCCAACACAGCAGCCAACATGACAAAAGCCACATGTGGCATACCAGGTATCAATCCCATACCACCAATAATGCCTGCTGCGATATACAATACAGCAGGCTTAGCAAACAATTGATTCAACAACTGGCTACCAATATCCTGATCGCTTGCAACGCGAGATACAACGATACCAGCCGCTGTAGAAATAATCAGTGAAGGAATCTGCGCAACTAAACCATCACCGATGGCGAGCAAGGTGTAGTTTTTAATTGCCACGTCAAATGCCAGATCATGCTGCACCATACCAACTATCAACCCGCCGATGATATTGATGATGGTAACCATAATCCCTGCCACGGCATCACCACGCACGTATTTACTCGCACCATCCATCGCGCCGTAGAATTCGGCCTCTTGTGCAACATCTGAACGACGTTGACGAGCTTCTTGTTCACCAATCAGACCTGCATTCAAGTCAGCATCAATCGCCATTTGTTTACCTGGCATCGCATCCAAAGTAAAACGCGCACCCACTTCAGCGATACGTCCAGCACCCTTGGTAACCACCATAAAGTTAATAATGGTCAGGATAATAAATACCACAATACCTACTGTGTAATTACCACCTATCAAAAAGTGACCAAATGCCTCAATTACCTTACCAGCTGCATCTGGACCAGTATGACCTTCGGTCAACACCACACGCGTAGATGCAACGTTCAATGACAGACGCAGCATAGTGCTAACCAGCAACACGGTTGGGAACACAATAAAATCAAGCGGTTTAACCGTATACAAACTGGTCAACAACACAATGATAGACAGCGCTATATTAAAGCTGAAGAAAATATCAAGGATAAATGCAGGTAATGGCAACACCATCATCGATAACATCACGATAATGATGATAGGGGCGACTAGTACTGCGCCACCGGTTACGCCTGTCATCCAGGCTGGTAATTTAAATCCGTTCATAGCG encodes:
- the motD gene encoding flagellar motor protein MotD — protein: MSRRKRRQGDDDEEHDNLDRWLVSYADFMTLLFAFFVVMYAISAVNVGKYKVLSESLGSAFGSASEQNPGSSKNKSKAITNKSNDSTVIRQERSQMTNVANDILHALSPLIREGKVRVTQTAHGVSIEINASLLFAPGDAKLAAESRQALGAIANVLKMQRNDIEIDGYTDDVPISNSAFASNWELSAVRASSVAREFMNNGVAENRLMVVGNGPNKPIMPNDTAENRARNRRVEVVILSNLPEAARETTLVAPIVH
- a CDS encoding flagellar motor protein; translation: MDWGSLTGIILALAAVLVAHLLDGGHIGSLLQPAAFIIVVVGTLGAVLIQTRLPVFKRGMRMLRWLFKPPEDTRPAIMREIFVWSNTARREGLLSLEPYMRSSKHAFTAKGLRLIIDGIDAEKLRAILDTEIDAYALEQRQAVKIWEAAGGYSPTIGILGAVLGLIHVMENLTDPAKLGSGIAVAFVATIYGVGFANLFFLPISNRLKVIVNQSVRAHEMIADGLLLIINGENPHVVEDRLAAYLR
- a CDS encoding RNA polymerase sigma factor FliA — its product is MYNANGKSDKNQLLKEHAPLVKRLAYQLRAKLPSSVEVDDLIQAGMIGLLDAVNRYEESHGAQFETYAVQRIRGAMLDELRSTDWLPRNLRQNMRKIEVAMSALQQKLGRMPTELEVAKSMKMTLAEYQDLLSESSGHQLIYYEDYHDDDEHDSFLDRFCADVSGDPLSGLLQDDFRDALITAIDSLPAREKLLMGLYYEQELNLKEIGAVMGVSESRVCQLHSQAVARIRSSLRSQLWTGAA
- a CDS encoding MinD/ParA family ATP-binding protein; this encodes MANLHIDQAAGLRRMLAGPKPRIVTLLSVLSVAEKNAMLTNLSASFAHLGNDAILIDARHRDGVGARLGRTRRAGLLAVARQECALNEVIQPIQNGFNFASVLGGNAQETHYSEQDKQRLSNVLSVLAQQYGTVIVDAELDSSDSLPVQALADGEVVIHISTSAESIKAGYALIKQLNANLGRRGFGVLVTNAEEEQAQLVYANLAKTASRYLAVPLHFMGSIPADDHLSRAARLGRSVIDAFPMAMASVAFRRIAGQLGIS
- the flhF gene encoding flagellar biosynthesis protein FlhF, producing MNVQKFIANNSRDALRQVRDVLGEDAVILSNRKVPNGVEIMALAGDDIASLVSPSADKVVENKAPLMRFDEEPAAVVTRPTVRPAVAKVASTTPSSQVNTQREMNEMMEEIRAMRSMLEVQLSEISWGAMQHRDPSRAEIMRELLSTGFSAGLSRHLIEHLPAVNSFPEGMAWIKSVLSRNINVMSNENEILEKGGVFALVGPTGVGKTTTTAKLAARCVMRHGANKLALITTDGYRIGGHEQLRIYGKILGVMVHSVKDESDLRIALEELKGKHTVLIDTVGMNQRDQMVAEQVAMLSGMGAQVKRLLCLNATSTGETLNEVVRAYQGSGLAGCIVTKVDEAATIGNVLDVVIRQKLNLYYVANGQRVPEDLHTVQRADLIERAFKLRRETNAFQLLDDELSLIVANAVRANQDATLRGVHLG
- the flhA gene encoding flagellar biosynthesis protein FlhA; the protein is MNGFKLPAWMTGVTGGAVLVAPIIIIVMLSMMVLPLPAFILDIFFSFNIALSIIVLLTSLYTVKPLDFIVFPTVLLVSTMLRLSLNVASTRVVLTEGHTGPDAAGKVIEAFGHFLIGGNYTVGIVVFIILTIINFMVVTKGAGRIAEVGARFTLDAMPGKQMAIDADLNAGLIGEQEARQRRSDVAQEAEFYGAMDGASKYVRGDAVAGIMVTIINIIGGLIVGMVQHDLAFDVAIKNYTLLAIGDGLVAQIPSLIISTAAGIVVSRVASDQDIGSQLLNQLFAKPAVLYIAAGIIGGMGLIPGMPHVAFVMLAAVLAGGAYVLVQKAKLAAVVPEQAPAQAPSELEEATWKDIVPVDTLGLEVGYRLIPLVDKTQGGELLKRIKGIRKKFAQEIGFLPPSVHIRDNLELRPSAYRITLKDVEMGLGEAFDGQFLAINPGVVSGTLPGNATTDPAFGLPAIWIEGGLRDQAQSFGYTVVDAGTVVATHLNHLMSMHAAELLGRMEVQQLIDHLVIESPKLIEDLVPKLMTLAALQKVLQNLLVEGVHIRDMRTIIETLAEHAGQVQDTNELTALVRIALGRAIVQQIYPGSQELSVMALDNRLERLLMQAINAGGPDGAGIEPGLADTLATQANLATRQQEQMGLPPVLIVPSSLRALLARFLRRAIPQLKVLSHAEIPDSKTIRVTSLVGGQV